The Solanum pennellii chromosome 7, SPENNV200 DNA segment NNNNNNNNNNNNNNNNNNNNNNNNNNNNNNNNNNNNNNNNNNNNNNNNNNNNNNNNNNNNNNNNNNNtccgacccagtcagggttacgcagtctgtgacggtccgtcacaactgtgacggtccgtcctgcacgtccgtcacaaagttcagagagttaattctgtggaaagatttgtgacggtccgtcgtgccaacgacggtccgtcctgccattccgtcgtgaagttcagagagtcgatctcagtacccaaattttcagattctaagtgttttggaacgagaccccctcgacggtccgtcgtggtcatgacggtccgtcgtgcgatCCGTCGACttagacagttattaccagaataaactctactgctcaaaacgactaaacaggtcgttacattcaGGCCTTAACTAtgataaaaattcaaaagacatatttaacaagtatcctatttctataaattttttatattaataattatgtgtaattaattataaaagaacATGTATCCAATTTGTTCACAACTTACCTTGATAACACGAACCTACAACCTTGGAAATGAAGGTCGATAGTCATTATTGTTTATCTGAGTAGCCCCTAGTTTCAAGTAAATGTTacgtaaataaattaattatttaaaatatgttatctCTTTTAATCATACGCATTATgccttaaatttattttaactgagattaatatataatttaaaaaatgatatattttatatataattaacttgaCTACCTAATATATACTTAACTAGAGAAcacatacaaaaatatttctaaaaattgaacaaaaattatcatataaaCACTTCATGTGTTTTGTCCTTAATAGGAAGAAATTACGATTCAAATGactaaacaaaatttatttaacttgaagacatatacaaaaatatttctaaaatttgaactaaaaATGTCATGTAAAAACACTTTATGTGTTTTGTCCTTAATTAGAAGAAATTACTATTAAAATGTCTAAACAAAATTTATTGAACTTAAAAGGCATATAGTACGAGTCAAAGCATGGGCTGCTTTTACTACAACGTGTCAATATGTAtctttcaataaaataataatttggtataatcttgtttcctttttattttattttaatttaatttaatgtcaTGTGGGATTTTCATAGTATTTATTATCACTCCCCTATTGTGGCCCAACAAAAATTGTAAATTTGCAATAATATACCACTTGGAAAAGACCCTCAGAGAGATTATATAATTTATGTCACAGATAATTTAAAcaatattgaaatataaatattaatggtTGAACTCAAATATTTACAAATACCCTAATATTATTTGGGAACATAGTtcattgaaagaaaaagagtgtAAAACAAGATGCACCattgtttcttttctttgtctTAGTCTTggttcaaataatatatttctttattacTAGTAGTAAGGAAGAAATTATAAGATCAAACTTCcattcacaaataaaaattcAGATTCTCAATTCATTATGctattaaaaataatggtaCGGACATTTCaagtgataaatattttcttcttggATACATGGTCTTTAGTTATATACTAGCATGTGATCAAGTAACATTATGTACCACCATTTAGTCAAAAAGGTCTAgttttaaacattaaataaacACCATTTACCTTCTATAGTTTATCTTCAATCTCGACTTTCCACCATTTAATTGACCACAAGGCACACTCTTTGGGTTCTCTCGCTCTCactctctctatatatagagAGGGAGAGTTTAAAGTATCATAGTCAATTCCAAGATTATTATCCCAatatatatgctataataattgaataaattatctcctacatatgatgaaataaattatcccaatatatatgctataataattgaataaaatatataagacCAATATAATTGAATACTTTCCTTATAATCTTGAAccatttttcttctatttattttgttttgttcttcttttcAGTGTTGTGCCCCTCTTGGTGGATGAAAAAACGTGTAAACATATACACAAAATTCAACATAGGGAAGGTTTAACATGCCTAAAACTTTATAGGAGAGTTTGCTTGGGTTGAGTAACAATGGAAGAGAAAAGCTGCTAATTAATCTATCTTAATTAATTGACATGTATTTTACTCTATTAAATCGCATaataatgaatttatatttaaacACCAAATtcgaataaatttttttccttcaataTATACTACCTAGTAATAACACTTGTTATTCTTTTTAGTGTGTTTTAAGGTGTATTTTTTCAACAATCAAAAGtcatataaagaaattaagaattataacataactttcatttattaaattaatttaattaaatcaaaattttaaaaatgatgtaAATTGACTTTTGATAATCGAAAGAGCATAAGACAGGGACTATgtgtatatatttgtaaacaCATAATTAGTCTAATAAAGTCTTTGATTTAAGTAGTTATGTATTAATTTAGAGTAGATTAAAATCTATTCTGAGCCATAAATTAGGGAAATAGATCTGCAAATCCATTGGCTGATTTAGGTTTTCAAAAAATCAAAGAGTGGGACCACAATGTTTTTATTGCTATGATCTAGATAAAGAAAAgcgaaaagggtctgatataccctcaatgtcatttggagctgatataccactcgttataaaagtgactcTTATATgtccttaccgttatacaaacggctcatatatacccctgccgttacaaaatggctcacatatacccttaatttaacggaagttaaaaaattagttttaaatttatatttattacttctaatttttttaaaaaaattatttaggggtatatatgattcttttatcaaagttcaaggtatatttcaatttttttcatacataaattattttttgacttcttttattataattattcgaatttcttattcttattttatttttttctttcattccttagtttaaagaataaaaaattaaactattttttttgtgtgtattgtaatttaatttcgtattcgaagaaaaaatttggccatctacaataagttttacaagaatattagtgaaacataaataaatttgattatcaaaataataattataaattagtcattgaaacaaaaaaaagtcaaaaaaaaatttgtttgacgaggattaaatttactcatatgggattatattttttagaaaaaaataataaaaatttagattaaaattattatttttttcattttcgttagaggaaaagggtatatgtgagccatttttttacaaatagggatatatatgagccactttcataacaaggggtatatcagctctaaataacAAAGTTAAGGGATATATTAGACCCTTCTCcctaaagaaaatacaaaaaaaatagtggACCTTTTGATTATGGAATATTAAATCTGAAAATGATAGGGCAAAGACCAAAGTGGGTAGAGCTACCACAgtaataattttgtaatttaatcaactaaattataacttaattcttacgtaatttgtttatttgatgTAAATTTGTCTATATGGAACCTCAGGATAACCTGGGGTCGTTATAAGAGCTATCATAACTCTCACTTTATAATAGTCTGTAAATCACAAAAGCAATATAAATTGTACAATAAATTTCATTCATCATGTTCGATTCAGAAGACATTGAGACGAAGCTGATTCGGATGTGTATTTTAAGAACAATTTTCAATTTGGTTTTGAAACAAAATTGTAGAACATGATTTCAGTACTGTATTTCAAAAGTGATAATTCTATATCTGATCATGTGGTCTCACTATATTTCAGAAGTGAGAATTTTTacaaaagccaaaaaaaaaaaaaatttaaaaatatcaccACCTTCTGAATTTAACTATTTTATCCaccaattaaaatttaaataaaaactgcaaaaaataaaataaaatgaagaagcGAACCTCTGGCATGGCAATAATGCTTACGAATCAAAATACTGATCTCTGCGAGATTTCAATCTCTTCAATACTCTATCAATGGTGATATCAAATGCATCTTTAACACTCCCTAAATCTTTACCTGGCGTTGCGTAAACAAATTTAGGAAGAAGATTAATCAATGTCTCTCTCATTTCCTTCACTTTATCTTTATGAATCTGTTGCAAAACTTGCAAAATCAAACTTCCATTTGTATCTCTCACATTATCATGATCGATGAATACTGTGTAGCTCTCCGCCATCCATGGCAGATGCCATTCATACTGACCTTTAAATGTTCCTCTCCAGAAATAAACCGGGATTGAACCAGCTAACATACAGTCAAAAGTAGATCGTCTAGTTAACCCATCTCCTCGTGGCTGTAAGCAGAAATCGGAATCTAGAAACGCTTCCATAATAGCCGGTGCTCCGTCGGAACAGACGGTGGTGGCGCAGTCGACGGCGAGGCAGTTTTCTTCGGATTTACAGTAATCCATTAGTACTCCTCGGAAATCGTTTTTGATTTTCTCACGCTTAGCTCCGACGAAGGAGAAGAGCTTTGTACGGTCGTAGTTCCGGATGTAATTCTGCCATTGAACTATATCGGATTCAGATCTCGGGTGAAAAGCTGTTGGATAAGGTACGCTTTCTTCTAAATCATCGTTTTGATGCTTTTCAACTGATAAACGGAACACATTCTTCATCGATGGCATGTAGAGCAAACTCGATCCCCATTCTGAATCGTTCGCAGTTAATCGTCTGAAATCCCAAGTTAATCGACCAAGCATAATGAAGTGATCTACTCCGTTAGCTCTAGTGAAAGTCGGCTGCTCTTTTAACCAATCGAGAACCATTTCACTTTTCCGATCTCGATCTTTCGCCGTATAATTAAACCATAAAAACTTCCCAATATCAAGTCCGGCGTAAAACGGAATATAAAACCCTGTTGCTTTTTCCGGATCCATAATCCTGCACTTATGACTCAACATTCTGTTATGATAAATAACCTCCGCAGCATACATGTCAGTCCAGTACCAAGCTGGAGTGATATCTTCCGGTACAACGCTTTCGAGCCCAGTAGCACTGGGCCCGAACCCACCGTTGGAAACCGCTTTACAACGCGATTTCCACGGGTCTAGTTCCTCACATTTGTCAATAAACTCCGTGTTAAAAGTAGCAGGTAGGTCGTAGACGTAAACATAACCGGATTGACAGTCCGGGTTGAGTGCTAGCAGCTGTTGGGAGTTGGAGGGCGGTGGATGAGGTGGAGAGGAGCGGATGAGGAAGAATAAGATTAAGATCTGGAGTAATATGGTAATAAGAAGCCATACACAGTGAGTTAAAGGGATTTGAGATTTGACGCTGTGGAAAGCGTGTTTGAGCTCAAAGGTTAGTTTGGATTTCTTAGAAGAATCATGATGATGTTCGTTACTGTTGCTGGATCTCTTCGAGAGATTCAGCTGCAGCATCGTAGTGACGATGAGGATGATGATTAAGATGATAACCACAACGATGACAAATGTTTTGAACTGTGAAAGAGAGTAAGCTTAAGATTTGTGTTTTAAAGGAGCTAAGAAGTAGTACAATATGTTTATAACTAGCTACCTCAGTTAGGTCGATTATTAAAcctgaaaaaaattaaaataagctCAATGTTTCTCCTTTTGTGTCTCTGTGAATAGTATTTGACTCATGTCATTATATGTCTTTTTGTGGGTTTGAATGTCGAGAGGTAaacgtaatttttttttatattggagtattttattaaatagtttaaaaatttattaatattgattaAATAGTTTATGAAACTTTTCACATAAGAAACACCATACTTTTACCTATATATATACACCATATTGTAATTGTTTTTTACTCCATCAGTATTATTTCAAATGACGTATTTCAATTTAACatgaagttttaaaaaaagaatttaaaatttatgatttaaaataattaatagagtaaatatttgtataatcatttagttaaggtaaaattatttaataaataaacatatgtgatttttttaaagctGACAAAgataatgaattatataaattaaaagggaGGTAGAAAGAATTTGATCAGTATTTTGTACTAGTAAAACCTAAGCTCAACAAAGACAACATGCTTAGTGTAAAGGTGATGtgtatacaaattttaattattttatctttagaaCGTAAAATAGTTATTTTCGATACTAAAAATTAGTTATAAAATTCAGAAATGACAACATTATTGTGGATGGTGCCCTAAaggtaataataatattatactaTAGTTTCAATGGGTGACCTTTTTTCCAGAAGGCATAAAGCTAAGTTGGAAAATGACATTTGATTTTTGTAGAGACATCAAGATTATTGTTTAGTATTAAAACGCGGTTTATTAGACGTATATTAGTAGCAATTGGACAAAATTTCAGAAAGACAGATAAGCAACCAGTAAATAgctgttattttttttcttttagtaaaCCATATATTATCACATGGAATAGTAAATCTCATCTTATTTTAAAGGGTTCAGATGAGCACATGCCTAGAGGCAAACACAGTTTCACAATgtctctctttttttaattttaaaaatgtgtaATTTCTGGAAGATATATTcatttaattgttatatttacttcttcttttttgccATTTTCTAGGAAGAAAGGTAATGCCATCTCAACTCCTCCCTATTTTATTCTCTACCTTCTATATTAGAAGAGTAAATTAGAAATTAGAGAGAGTTAGAataatgatttttcaaatttagaaagttactatttataatttctattttatttttgatattataatattatctagtaattaacatattattttttatataagtgtattaattaaatatttaatctttttaaatgttacataacattttaaaaatatattatttaatatatactttcattttgaattaataatatttcaaatattctttttataattttcatcacatattatttgaaattattactAATTTTTCACTCCGAAGTATTCTAACAATTTAAATGAtaagatgaaaaattaaatataaaaaggaaagaaaggatgaaataaaaataaaatgaaaataataatataatattaagaaaaagaggagaagatTCATTTTTCGAGAGTAAATCAGAGAATTTGATTGAAGTTGGTTGtgtgaaaaaacaaaaaaactaaagTATTTGTAGAGTAAAATATAAGGTAGAGTTGGAGATGCCCTAAGTGGTACTcctctgtcccaatttatgttactattttcatttttagttcgTTCAAAAAAATGACACGTAACAATATAAGTATAAAATATCTATATTATccttaataaaatgatttatacaaatttctattatttatttcgattcataaattttaaaatcttcatttcctttttaaacTCCTTGCCCAACTCAAACTATTTTCACATGAAATGGAACGGAGTTTATATATCATGTTGGAACTGGAAACAACTAAATTgtacttccttttttttttttctttgcctAATAACTAACGAGTAAAAACTTAATAATCTAAAGACATCCGATAAAACTAAAATGACACCAAAAAAATTAGCACGATGTCTatacaagattttttttttaaaaaaaaaagtaaaaact contains these protein-coding regions:
- the LOC107026583 gene encoding xyloglucan galactosyltransferase XLT2-like, with product MLQLNLSKRSSNSNEHHHDSSKKSKLTFELKHAFHSVKSQIPLTHCVWLLITILLQILILFFLIRSSPPHPPPSNSQQLLALNPDCQSGYVYVYDLPATFNTEFIDKCEELDPWKSRCKAVSNGGFGPSATGLESVVPEDITPAWYWTDMYAAEVIYHNRMLSHKCRIMDPEKATGFYIPFYAGLDIGKFLWFNYTAKDRDRKSEMVLDWLKEQPTFTRANGVDHFIMLGRLTWDFRRLTANDSEWGSSLLYMPSMKNVFRLSVEKHQNDDLEESVPYPTAFHPRSESDIVQWQNYIRNYDRTKLFSFVGAKREKIKNDFRGVLMDYCKSEENCLAVDCATTVCSDGAPAIMEAFLDSDFCLQPRGDGLTRRSTFDCMLAGSIPVYFWRGTFKGQYEWHLPWMAESYTVFIDHDNVRDTNGSLILQVLQQIHKDKVKEMRETLINLLPKFVYATPGKDLGSVKDAFDITIDRVLKRLKSRRDQYFDS